One region of Candidatus Methanoplasma cognatum genomic DNA includes:
- a CDS encoding recombinase family protein — protein MRATMKAAVYVRVSTEEQSTEGYSLEAQKSSLRDYCIAEGWEIADIYEDAGYSGRNIKRPEYTRMMDDLDKWDVMLVLKMDRIHRNSRNFMNMMDDLNKRGKKFASAMESLDTSNALGKFVIDMIQRIAQLESEQIGERTYMGMKEKAESMSNTEKESRTMGFNAPYGYDLNNGILLSMPEELEVAREIFTEYLKGSTMDGIAYKLNRKGLLTKKGNPWNIYNIRNILHNPIYAGYMRWDGTYIKHFAKTAVSSDEYNRVQHLISSKTRDSRKKKVENIPDDPE, from the coding sequence ATGAGGGCCACTATGAAAGCGGCCGTCTATGTAAGGGTGTCAACCGAAGAACAGTCAACGGAAGGGTATTCGCTGGAAGCGCAGAAATCGTCTCTCCGGGATTATTGTATCGCAGAAGGCTGGGAGATCGCCGACATATATGAGGACGCGGGATATTCCGGAAGGAACATCAAAAGGCCTGAATACACAAGGATGATGGATGACCTTGACAAGTGGGACGTCATGCTGGTCCTGAAAATGGACCGTATCCACAGGAACAGCCGGAACTTCATGAACATGATGGATGACCTCAATAAAAGGGGGAAGAAATTCGCTTCGGCGATGGAATCTCTGGATACGAGCAACGCTCTCGGAAAGTTTGTTATCGATATGATACAGAGGATAGCCCAGCTGGAGAGCGAACAGATCGGCGAAAGGACCTATATGGGAATGAAAGAAAAGGCGGAATCCATGTCCAACACCGAAAAGGAAAGCAGGACAATGGGGTTCAACGCGCCGTATGGATATGATCTCAACAACGGGATACTTCTTTCCATGCCTGAAGAGCTAGAGGTTGCCAGAGAAATATTCACGGAGTATCTGAAAGGGTCCACAATGGATGGTATTGCATATAAACTGAACAGAAAGGGCCTGCTGACAAAGAAAGGAAACCCGTGGAATATCTACAATATAAGGAATATTCTTCACAATCCTATATATGCAGGATATATGCGTTGGGATGGAACATATATAAAACATTTTGCAAAAACGGCAGTATCATCGGATGAATACAACCGAGTTCAGCACCTAATTTCCTCCAAGACCAGGGATTCCAGGAAGAAGAAAGTCGAAAATATACCTGATGATCCAGAGTAA
- the ppk1 gene encoding polyphosphate kinase 1 encodes MNQAEEVDLFDHSLYINRELSWLEFNRRCLAEANDPSVPLLERVKFLAIAYGNMDEFFMIRVPGLLQKEESSSLIAIGPDVYRDTKALMSEINVSVDNLVDGYEACWGKLRKELYDGGIRIHDIGSLSDGQKAWVGEYYRERVHPLLTPLALDISHPFPFISSNSLNIAVRINNKGENIYARVKVPLSILPRFVRIPSESQGMDFVQLEDIVESEINHLFPGMNVTGAYIFRVTRNADIQVTIDEACDLMSAVETSLDSRDVGFPVRMMVEEGMPNEMISLFGRNLKLRDNQIHTATLGGMLLTDLWQIASLDVPEFRDKPFVPYVPPEFGEDRCIFDTIREKDWMIFHPYESFDIIVRFLNEASEDASVQSIKICLYRIGKDRSIINALRRARESGKTVSVLMELRAKFDETNNIYLARELEKIGVHMVYGPVDLKVHSKLLQVVRLENDKLIRYTHMSSGNYNTSTAKQYGDTSFLTINKEIGDDVGELFNALTGVFGPRDYKCLLVAPTTLKKTLIGKIRREAENQAKGKKAYIAMKSNGLVDSDIIAELYKASMAGVKIDLNIRGLCCLRPGLKGISENIRVISIVDRYLEHSRIYYFENNGDPEMYMGSSDMMPRNLIARVEVLFPIVDKKMLALIKKNILDIHLKDSLKAKCLTPGGRYVPVKKKGRKFRSQEWFIENRGKWHG; translated from the coding sequence ATGAATCAGGCGGAAGAGGTTGATCTTTTCGACCACAGCCTATACATAAACAGAGAGCTGTCCTGGCTGGAGTTCAACCGCAGGTGCCTCGCCGAGGCCAATGATCCGAGCGTTCCGCTGCTTGAGAGAGTGAAGTTCCTCGCCATAGCGTACGGGAACATGGACGAATTCTTTATGATAAGGGTCCCCGGGCTGCTGCAGAAGGAAGAGAGCAGCAGTCTGATAGCCATCGGGCCGGACGTCTACCGCGACACAAAGGCTCTTATGTCGGAGATAAACGTCTCCGTCGACAACCTGGTGGACGGCTACGAGGCGTGCTGGGGCAAGCTGAGGAAGGAACTGTATGACGGCGGCATACGGATACATGACATCGGTTCCCTCTCCGACGGCCAAAAGGCCTGGGTCGGAGAATACTACAGAGAAAGGGTGCATCCCCTGCTCACCCCTCTGGCGCTGGACATCTCCCATCCATTCCCGTTCATATCAAGCAATTCGCTCAATATCGCGGTGAGGATAAACAACAAAGGGGAGAACATATACGCAAGGGTTAAGGTGCCGCTGAGCATTCTGCCGAGGTTCGTAAGGATACCGTCCGAATCCCAGGGTATGGATTTTGTTCAGCTCGAAGACATAGTCGAATCGGAGATCAATCATCTCTTTCCGGGAATGAATGTGACGGGGGCGTACATCTTCAGGGTGACAAGGAACGCGGACATCCAGGTGACCATCGACGAGGCATGCGACCTGATGTCTGCCGTCGAGACGTCTCTTGACTCAAGGGACGTGGGGTTCCCGGTCAGGATGATGGTGGAAGAAGGCATGCCGAACGAGATGATATCTCTCTTCGGAAGGAATCTGAAGCTAAGGGACAATCAGATACACACGGCAACGCTGGGAGGAATGCTTCTGACCGACCTGTGGCAGATAGCATCGCTTGACGTGCCCGAATTCAGGGACAAGCCCTTCGTCCCTTACGTCCCGCCCGAGTTCGGGGAGGACAGGTGCATCTTTGACACCATCAGAGAAAAAGACTGGATGATATTCCATCCCTACGAGTCGTTCGATATCATCGTGCGCTTCCTTAACGAAGCGTCAGAGGACGCCAGCGTTCAAAGCATAAAGATATGTCTTTACCGGATAGGAAAGGATCGGTCGATCATAAATGCCCTGAGAAGGGCCCGCGAAAGCGGCAAGACCGTCTCCGTCCTGATGGAACTGCGCGCAAAGTTCGACGAGACCAACAACATTTATCTGGCGAGGGAGCTCGAGAAGATCGGCGTCCATATGGTCTACGGGCCGGTCGACCTGAAAGTGCATTCAAAGCTTCTGCAGGTGGTCAGGCTGGAGAACGATAAGCTCATCAGATACACCCATATGAGCTCCGGAAACTACAACACGAGTACAGCGAAGCAGTACGGCGACACGTCCTTCCTTACCATCAACAAAGAGATAGGGGATGACGTCGGCGAACTGTTCAACGCGCTGACCGGCGTCTTCGGCCCCAGAGATTATAAATGCCTCCTGGTCGCCCCGACGACGCTGAAGAAGACCCTTATCGGAAAGATAAGAAGGGAAGCGGAGAACCAGGCGAAGGGGAAGAAGGCATACATCGCGATGAAATCCAACGGCCTTGTCGATTCCGATATCATTGCGGAATTATACAAGGCGTCAATGGCGGGCGTGAAGATCGACCTGAACATCAGGGGCCTGTGTTGTCTGAGGCCCGGTCTGAAAGGGATCTCTGAGAACATCAGGGTGATCAGCATCGTCGACAGGTACCTTGAGCATTCGAGGATATATTATTTTGAGAACAACGGTGACCCCGAGATGTACATGGGGTCCTCCGACATGATGCCGAGGAACCTGATCGCAAGGGTGGAGGTACTGTTCCCGATAGTCGATAAAAAAATGCTCGCGCTGATAAAAAAGAACATACTCGATATTCATCTTAAAGACAGCTTGAAGGCCAAATGTCTGACCCCGGGCGGACGGTACGTCCCGGTGAAGAAGAAAGGCAGGAAATTCCGTTCGCAGGAATGGTTCATCGAAAACAGAGGCAAATGGCATGGCTGA
- a CDS encoding Ppx/GppA family phosphatase, which produces MAEDSKVISFIDIGTNSIHILVVRFFGNSIGTPIYQDKETVRLGQHLFKQGYIDENTIERVRIVMSNFVQLSKDLGAEKIIAYATCAAREASNRKELLDAVKVEGVDAKIISGLEEARLIRLGVFGPNGPPQKTLEIDIGGGSTEIALCKGSEDLFFDSLSLGSVRLAYGGETDHTKALTFSEYDFLRRQVDMMSYRTCRRVREIGFEKAYGSSGTMIALAEMCAAKRDGDSSYMMYYELVEVMKELYRKDVEERKEVPGMNPVRADIIVSGGAVAEELMYLLGIDRIEISERGMKQGMEMDYLLNNGHSEFNVKESSVLNLANRCQYQRPHAETVRRNALLLFDGMKELGIHSIDGEMRTLLSYASLLHDIGEFISYTKHHIHSYTIIVNSFLPGFDNEELRTMGLLAKFHHKKFPDRGSKHFSGMKESEISDILMCAMMLKIADILDRHRNSSVDTVDISVSAGAITVGLGSESDISMEIWKLKTIKDDFKDVFDLDLEIKRL; this is translated from the coding sequence ATGGCTGAGGATTCAAAGGTCATAAGCTTCATCGATATAGGAACGAACTCCATCCACATACTCGTCGTGCGCTTCTTCGGGAACTCGATCGGCACTCCGATCTACCAGGACAAAGAAACGGTGAGGCTGGGGCAGCACCTTTTCAAACAGGGTTACATCGACGAAAATACCATTGAGAGGGTGCGCATCGTTATGTCGAACTTCGTGCAGCTCTCAAAGGACCTCGGGGCGGAGAAGATAATAGCATATGCGACATGCGCCGCGAGGGAGGCGTCAAACAGAAAAGAATTGCTGGACGCGGTGAAGGTGGAAGGCGTTGACGCAAAGATAATATCGGGGCTCGAAGAGGCGAGGCTCATAAGGCTGGGGGTGTTCGGCCCGAACGGCCCTCCTCAGAAAACATTGGAAATAGACATCGGCGGCGGCAGCACGGAGATAGCCCTCTGCAAAGGAAGCGAGGATCTCTTCTTTGACAGTCTGAGCCTGGGTTCGGTGAGGCTCGCGTACGGAGGGGAAACGGACCACACCAAAGCGCTGACCTTCTCTGAATATGATTTCTTAAGACGGCAGGTCGACATGATGTCCTACCGCACCTGCCGCAGGGTCAGGGAGATAGGGTTCGAAAAGGCCTACGGGTCGTCGGGGACAATGATCGCTCTCGCGGAGATGTGCGCCGCTAAGAGGGACGGGGATTCATCCTACATGATGTACTATGAATTGGTGGAGGTGATGAAGGAACTCTACAGGAAAGACGTCGAGGAAAGGAAGGAAGTGCCCGGTATGAATCCCGTAAGGGCCGACATCATTGTATCGGGCGGGGCGGTAGCGGAGGAGCTCATGTACCTTCTGGGGATCGACAGGATAGAGATAAGCGAGAGGGGCATGAAGCAGGGGATGGAAATGGATTATCTTCTGAACAACGGGCACTCCGAGTTCAATGTGAAGGAGTCGTCCGTGCTGAACCTCGCAAACAGATGCCAGTATCAGAGGCCCCATGCGGAGACGGTACGGAGGAACGCGCTCCTGCTGTTCGACGGCATGAAAGAGCTCGGCATACACAGCATAGACGGCGAGATGAGGACGCTCCTGTCGTATGCGTCCCTGCTTCACGATATCGGGGAGTTCATAAGCTATACGAAACACCACATCCATTCTTACACGATCATCGTCAACTCCTTCCTCCCCGGGTTCGATAACGAGGAACTGAGGACAATGGGGCTGCTGGCGAAATTCCACCATAAGAAATTCCCCGACAGGGGATCAAAGCATTTCAGCGGCATGAAGGAAAGTGAGATATCGGACATCCTGATGTGCGCCATGATGCTTAAGATCGCCGACATACTGGACCGCCACCGGAATTCCTCCGTCGATACGGTCGATATATCCGTATCGGCCGGCGCCATAACGGTCGGTCTGGGATCGGAGTCCGACATAAGCATGGAAATATGGAAGCTGAAGACCATAAAGGATGATTTTAAAGATGTTTTCGATCTCGACCTTGAGATAAAACGGCTGTGA
- a CDS encoding CDGSH iron-sulfur domain-containing protein, whose translation MSDGNKIKVTKNGPYIVYGGVPLKEEVLEKDAMGKPDRWADGKKHYPDETYALCRCGRSGDKPFCSGDHGNFDGTETAPRNTFAERAKICHGDDGVALLQDPALCVGDGFCHGRHKIESTVKKKKTLDIALQQTYDCSGGSLVITIDGEIQEPKLEKSISATSAGTKRGPFWVKGGIPVESSDGYVYEVRNRVALCSCGRSENKPFCDAAHLR comes from the coding sequence ATGTCCGACGGTAATAAGATCAAAGTCACGAAGAACGGCCCGTACATAGTGTACGGCGGCGTACCTCTTAAAGAAGAGGTCCTCGAAAAAGATGCGATGGGCAAGCCGGACAGGTGGGCGGACGGAAAGAAGCACTACCCTGACGAGACGTACGCCCTGTGCAGATGCGGAAGGTCCGGGGACAAACCGTTCTGCAGCGGTGACCATGGCAATTTCGACGGCACAGAGACCGCCCCAAGGAACACCTTTGCCGAGAGGGCGAAGATCTGCCACGGAGATGATGGTGTTGCCCTGCTGCAGGACCCCGCGCTTTGCGTCGGCGACGGGTTCTGCCACGGAAGACATAAGATCGAAAGCACCGTCAAGAAAAAGAAAACTCTCGACATCGCGCTGCAGCAGACATACGATTGTTCGGGCGGAAGTCTTGTTATAACAATAGACGGGGAGATACAGGAACCAAAACTTGAAAAAAGCATTTCCGCAACCTCGGCAGGCACGAAGAGAGGTCCCTTTTGGGTCAAAGGCGGGATACCTGTGGAATCATCGGACGGTTATGTGTATGAGGTGAGGAACCGTGTCGCCCTATGCAGCTGCGGAAGGTCTGAGAACAAACCCTTCTGCGACGCGGCGCACCTTCGCTGA
- a CDS encoding TCP-1/cpn60 chaperonin family protein has translation MYANGNQPIIVLKEGTERTKDKEAQFNNISAAKAVADAVRSTLGPKGMDKMLVNTIGDVVITNDGVTILKEIEVQHPAAKMVVEVAKTQDNECGDGTTTAVVLAGELLKQSEELLDAKIHPTVITNGFRMAADKALEILDEIAVDATKDEMLKRVAVTSLTGKSVGEEYEKLADIVVKATKSVMEDGRVDADNVRVEKKVGGVIGDTYLVQGVVIDKEAVHSRMPKRVENAKIALFTASLEVKKTEFDAQIQISDPAAMSAFLAEEENAMKAIVEKIKEVGANVVFSSKGVDELVQHYLAKAGILGYRRCKQSDVEAIAKATGGTVVGSVMEISKKDLGTAGLVEEKLVGEDGMAFITECKNPKAMTIFVRGGTEHVMEEVERALNDAIRTVGVTLEDKKVVAGGGAPEIELCLRLSEYASTVGGREQLAIEKFAKAMEIIPWTLAENAGLDSIDSIIKLKNAHEKKKDGKYYGLDLCSGEAVDMLKNNVIEPLRVKVQAINSAEEVANMVLRIDDVIAARRGAPPQMPPGRGGPGGMPPGMM, from the coding sequence ATGTATGCGAACGGAAATCAACCTATCATTGTGCTGAAAGAAGGCACAGAGAGAACAAAGGACAAAGAGGCTCAATTCAATAATATCTCGGCCGCCAAAGCCGTGGCCGACGCCGTAAGGTCCACGCTCGGACCCAAAGGAATGGACAAAATGCTTGTTAACACCATCGGAGACGTTGTGATAACGAACGACGGTGTGACGATCCTCAAAGAGATCGAGGTTCAGCACCCTGCGGCGAAGATGGTCGTCGAGGTCGCAAAGACACAGGACAACGAATGCGGCGACGGTACGACAACGGCGGTAGTGCTCGCGGGAGAACTTCTCAAACAGTCGGAGGAACTCCTCGACGCGAAGATTCACCCCACGGTCATAACGAACGGATTCAGGATGGCCGCTGACAAAGCGTTAGAGATCCTGGATGAGATAGCGGTAGACGCTACCAAGGACGAGATGCTCAAGAGGGTGGCCGTAACATCGCTGACAGGAAAATCCGTCGGCGAAGAGTACGAAAAACTTGCAGACATAGTGGTAAAAGCGACAAAGTCCGTTATGGAGGACGGCAGGGTCGACGCCGATAACGTACGCGTCGAAAAGAAGGTCGGCGGTGTCATCGGGGATACATACCTTGTTCAGGGCGTTGTAATAGACAAAGAGGCCGTGCACTCCCGTATGCCCAAGAGGGTGGAGAACGCAAAGATCGCGCTCTTCACCGCATCTCTCGAAGTAAAGAAAACAGAGTTCGATGCTCAGATACAGATCTCTGACCCCGCGGCAATGTCCGCCTTCCTTGCAGAGGAAGAGAACGCGATGAAAGCGATCGTAGAGAAGATCAAAGAGGTCGGCGCGAATGTCGTATTCTCGTCAAAAGGAGTCGACGAGCTCGTCCAGCACTATCTCGCCAAGGCGGGGATACTTGGTTACAGAAGGTGCAAGCAGAGCGATGTCGAAGCCATCGCGAAGGCCACCGGAGGAACCGTTGTGGGGAGTGTCATGGAAATATCCAAGAAAGATCTCGGGACGGCCGGTCTTGTAGAGGAGAAGCTGGTCGGAGAGGACGGAATGGCATTCATCACCGAATGCAAGAACCCCAAAGCGATGACGATCTTCGTACGCGGCGGGACCGAGCACGTCATGGAAGAGGTAGAGAGGGCGCTCAACGATGCGATACGCACGGTCGGGGTCACCCTTGAGGACAAGAAAGTGGTCGCCGGAGGCGGCGCGCCCGAGATCGAGCTGTGCCTGAGACTCTCCGAGTACGCCTCGACGGTGGGCGGCAGGGAGCAGCTTGCTATTGAGAAGTTCGCAAAAGCGATGGAGATCATACCTTGGACGCTTGCGGAGAACGCGGGACTCGATTCCATAGACAGCATCATTAAACTGAAGAATGCCCACGAGAAGAAGAAGGACGGGAAGTACTATGGTCTGGACCTTTGCTCCGGAGAGGCAGTTGACATGCTCAAAAACAATGTCATCGAACCTTTGAGGGTCAAAGTTCAGGCGATAAACTCTGCGGAAGAGGTGGCGAACATGGTCCTCAGGATCGACGACGTCATAGCCGCGCGCAGAGGTGCCCCGCCGCAAATGCCTCCGGGCAGAGGCGGACCCGGCGGAATGCCGCCTGGCATGATGTAA
- a CDS encoding DUF3788 domain-containing protein, whose product MQYVTGSGKMSLSAFGDKAVKPDEDMVLTVLGERKNLWDRVMGHIASAYKDVSGEWKFYSKDAGWTLVVKSGKRTLVYLIPLEGSFKANFVLGEKAVCAAQGSDLPPHILKAISEARPYAEGRSFMTDVKDDEDRDAVMKLIGIKERN is encoded by the coding sequence ATGCAATACGTTACAGGAAGCGGAAAGATGTCGTTAAGTGCGTTCGGAGATAAAGCCGTCAAGCCGGACGAAGATATGGTCTTGACAGTGCTGGGGGAAAGAAAAAACCTGTGGGACCGTGTCATGGGGCACATCGCATCCGCTTACAAGGATGTGAGCGGAGAATGGAAATTCTACAGCAAAGATGCGGGCTGGACGCTCGTTGTGAAGAGCGGCAAGCGGACCCTGGTGTACCTTATCCCTCTGGAAGGATCCTTCAAAGCGAACTTCGTTCTCGGAGAGAAGGCCGTATGCGCAGCGCAAGGTTCGGACCTGCCGCCGCATATCCTTAAGGCCATCTCTGAGGCCAGGCCGTATGCGGAAGGGCGCAGCTTCATGACAGATGTGAAAGATGACGAGGACAGGGATGCGGTCATGAAGCTTATCGGCATCAAAGAACGCAACTGA
- a CDS encoding radical SAM protein, which yields MEWDGCYRITEAKRALSPSGLPGIDYALNPYGGCEHGCVYCYAPEVLHTDWKDWRVVKVRTNIPERLAKELSGLEGTIGIGTVTDPYQYAEKRFRLTQRCLEILKERDFRIHLHTKSDLILRDIELISSMRGEVGITITTLSDKFSKITEPGAPLPGKRLDTLRQLSERGIDTYALIGPVLDHLDGNEEELVEAIVSTGVERVFIDRLNPRPLLTERLNRMNIRGSERPREKIRKLAAASGLSVSDVF from the coding sequence TTGGAATGGGACGGCTGTTACAGGATAACGGAAGCGAAAAGGGCACTTTCCCCCTCCGGCCTTCCCGGCATAGATTACGCTCTCAACCCGTACGGGGGGTGCGAACACGGCTGCGTTTACTGCTATGCGCCGGAGGTTCTGCACACCGATTGGAAGGATTGGAGGGTCGTGAAAGTAAGAACGAACATACCAGAAAGGCTGGCCAAGGAACTGTCGGGTCTGGAAGGAACGATAGGGATCGGAACTGTAACGGACCCGTATCAATACGCTGAAAAAAGATTCAGACTTACGCAGAGATGCCTGGAGATACTGAAAGAAAGGGATTTTCGTATACACCTTCACACGAAATCCGATCTGATCCTAAGGGACATAGAATTGATATCATCCATGAGGGGAGAGGTGGGGATTACAATAACAACTCTCAGTGACAAGTTCTCGAAGATCACCGAACCGGGCGCACCCCTGCCAGGAAAAAGACTGGATACATTGAGGCAGCTTTCGGAAAGAGGCATCGACACATACGCTCTGATCGGGCCAGTGCTGGACCACCTGGACGGAAATGAAGAGGAACTTGTGGAAGCGATCGTTTCTACCGGAGTAGAACGGGTGTTCATCGATAGGCTGAACCCGCGGCCGCTTCTCACGGAAAGACTGAACCGCATGAACATACGCGGATCGGAAAGGCCTAGGGAAAAGATACGGAAGCTGGCAGCAGCTTCGGGACTTTCGGTCAGTGATGTTTTCTGA
- a CDS encoding recombinase family protein, whose amino-acid sequence MRAALYVRVSTEEQAREGFSLDAQTERLEAHCRVKGWTVSGIYREEGYSGRNTSRPEYKRMMADHENWDVLVVLKMDRIHRNSVNFTMMMDDLRRKGKEFNSMQEKFDTSTAMGRFVMDIFQRIAQLESEQIGERVKMGMVMKAKYGTGYMGSGETYGYVYERGSLTVVEYEAEVIRNIYSMRCGGMSLRSIADTLNNSFIPPKKSVKWTHQSVSKILHNPVYAGYKRWDGIVSSGEHAAIIGQDVFESINGPIG is encoded by the coding sequence ATGCGAGCAGCACTCTACGTCAGGGTATCCACGGAAGAACAGGCAAGAGAAGGGTTCTCCCTGGACGCACAGACCGAAAGACTGGAAGCCCACTGCAGGGTAAAAGGCTGGACTGTATCCGGCATCTATAGGGAAGAAGGATATTCGGGAAGGAACACAAGCCGCCCGGAATACAAAAGAATGATGGCCGACCACGAGAATTGGGATGTTCTTGTTGTTCTGAAGATGGACAGGATACACCGTAACAGTGTGAACTTTACCATGATGATGGACGATCTGAGGCGCAAAGGCAAAGAGTTCAACTCTATGCAGGAGAAGTTCGATACAAGCACCGCGATGGGAAGATTCGTGATGGACATATTCCAAAGGATCGCTCAGCTGGAAAGTGAACAGATCGGCGAAAGAGTGAAGATGGGCATGGTCATGAAGGCCAAGTACGGCACCGGGTACATGGGTTCCGGAGAAACATACGGGTATGTTTATGAGAGAGGTTCTCTGACTGTTGTAGAATATGAAGCGGAGGTCATCAGGAATATCTACTCTATGCGCTGCGGGGGGATGTCGCTGAGGTCCATAGCGGACACATTGAACAATTCTTTCATTCCCCCCAAGAAAAGCGTAAAATGGACGCACCAATCTGTTTCAAAGATACTGCACAACCCAGTCTATGCGGGTTACAAAAGATGGGATGGTATCGTAAGCAGCGGAGAGCATGCCGCGATAATCGGCCAGGACGTTTTCGAATCGATCAATGGCCCGATCGGATGA
- a CDS encoding Nre family DNA repair protein: MSGAEFFDKMAEINQSPARSGLCSICKGSRRLCGKDRCPLMIKFYSQQRTMPLMDIKDLAGCSPPAVFVGRYGYPKVDIGPLLPPEFGDTSILDKPEMWVGKSIDEIVDMRFRLVRGKYRIDAKNFKAAGRIVDSVQELALTERPLEVEANFRQKPRGRVVLDDEVQPFGPSARMDGMTIGSGRFERNLEKSFYDIDLNAAGAVVSAYKNGTLVSEIQKAFSVGTMGAEKRRRFVPTRWSITAVDDIIGKDLLKTTKYNQTIDEFRIYQWEQLDNRWCVLMMPCTWRYELIEAWYPNTTWNPLGKTIDIISDCEFFEGRSEYAHIGGCYYAARMAVNELLLKERRTAGVVIMREAHPGYVMPVGVWNVRENVRAALRTKPFKFDVLDKALAHVDGVMDIKRDTWIRNSGILKDYLTQRRIEDYY; the protein is encoded by the coding sequence ATGTCAGGCGCAGAGTTCTTCGATAAGATGGCCGAGATAAATCAGTCCCCGGCCAGATCCGGTCTTTGTTCTATATGCAAAGGTTCCAGAAGACTCTGCGGAAAGGACCGCTGCCCTTTGATGATCAAATTCTATTCCCAGCAGAGAACCATGCCGCTGATGGACATAAAGGACCTGGCGGGATGCAGCCCCCCGGCGGTGTTCGTCGGCAGATACGGATATCCGAAGGTGGACATCGGTCCGCTCCTTCCACCCGAATTCGGCGACACATCGATACTGGACAAGCCGGAGATGTGGGTGGGCAAGTCTATAGACGAGATCGTGGATATGAGGTTCAGGCTGGTCAGGGGGAAATACAGGATAGACGCGAAGAACTTCAAGGCCGCCGGCAGGATCGTCGACAGCGTTCAGGAGCTGGCGCTGACGGAGAGACCTTTGGAAGTGGAAGCGAACTTCAGGCAGAAGCCCAGAGGAAGGGTGGTTCTGGACGATGAGGTACAGCCATTCGGCCCGTCGGCGAGGATGGACGGCATGACCATAGGGAGCGGGAGATTCGAAAGGAACCTGGAGAAGAGCTTCTACGACATCGATCTGAACGCCGCAGGGGCCGTGGTCAGCGCCTACAAGAACGGCACTCTCGTCTCCGAGATACAGAAAGCGTTCTCAGTGGGTACGATGGGAGCGGAGAAAAGAAGGCGCTTCGTGCCGACGAGATGGAGCATCACGGCGGTGGACGACATCATCGGCAAGGATCTGCTTAAAACAACAAAATACAACCAGACGATAGATGAGTTCAGGATCTACCAGTGGGAGCAGCTTGACAACAGGTGGTGCGTGCTGATGATGCCATGCACGTGGAGGTACGAGCTCATCGAAGCTTGGTATCCGAACACCACATGGAATCCCCTGGGCAAGACGATCGACATCATTTCCGACTGCGAATTCTTTGAGGGAAGGTCAGAATATGCGCACATCGGCGGCTGCTACTATGCGGCGAGGATGGCCGTGAACGAACTCCTCCTCAAAGAGCGCAGGACCGCCGGAGTGGTGATAATGAGGGAGGCCCATCCCGGATATGTCATGCCGGTAGGGGTATGGAACGTGAGAGAGAACGTAAGGGCAGCTCTCAGAACAAAACCGTTCAAATTCGACGTACTGGACAAGGCCCTCGCACATGTGGACGGGGTGATGGATATCAAAAGAGACACATGGATCAGGAACTCCGGTATTCTGAAAGATTATCTGACGCAGAGGAGGATAGAGGACTATTACTGA